The following proteins come from a genomic window of Pseudomonas putida:
- a CDS encoding alpha-ketoacid dehydrogenase subunit beta: MARKISYQQAINEALAQEMRRDNTVFIIGEDVAGGAGAPGEDDAWGGVLGVTKGLYHQFPGRVLDAPLSEIGYVGAAVGAATQGLRPVCELMFVDFAGCCLDQILNQAAKFRYMFGGKAVTPLVMRTMYGAGLRAAAQHSQMLTSLWTHIPGLKVVCPSSPYDAKGLLIQAIRDNDPVIFCEHKLLYSMQGEVPEEVYTVPFGEANFVRDGDDVTLVTYGRMVHVALEAANNLARQGIDCEVLDLRTTSPLDEDSILESVEKTGRLVVIDEANPRCSMATDISALVAQKAFAALKGPIEMVTAPHTPVPFSDALEDLYIPDAAKIEAAVRKVIEAARSAA; this comes from the coding sequence ATGGCAAGAAAGATCAGCTACCAGCAGGCCATCAACGAAGCCCTGGCCCAGGAAATGCGCCGCGACAACACGGTGTTCATCATTGGCGAAGACGTCGCCGGCGGTGCCGGTGCGCCCGGCGAGGATGACGCCTGGGGTGGCGTGTTGGGCGTGACCAAAGGCCTGTACCACCAATTCCCCGGCCGCGTGCTTGATGCACCGCTGTCGGAAATCGGCTACGTCGGCGCGGCCGTCGGTGCTGCCACCCAGGGCCTGCGCCCGGTGTGCGAACTGATGTTCGTCGACTTCGCCGGCTGCTGCCTGGACCAGATCCTCAACCAGGCCGCCAAGTTCCGCTACATGTTCGGCGGCAAGGCAGTGACCCCGCTGGTGATGCGCACCATGTATGGCGCCGGCCTGCGCGCGGCGGCCCAGCACTCGCAAATGCTCACCTCGCTATGGACGCACATCCCCGGCCTGAAGGTGGTGTGCCCCTCCTCGCCTTACGATGCCAAGGGCCTGTTGATCCAGGCGATCCGCGACAACGACCCGGTGATCTTCTGCGAACACAAGCTGCTGTACAGCATGCAGGGCGAGGTGCCGGAAGAGGTGTACACCGTACCGTTCGGCGAAGCCAACTTCGTGCGCGACGGCGACGATGTGACCCTTGTTACCTACGGGCGCATGGTGCATGTGGCGCTGGAGGCCGCCAACAACCTGGCCCGCCAGGGCATCGACTGCGAGGTGCTGGATTTGCGCACTACCAGCCCACTGGACGAAGACAGCATTCTGGAAAGTGTGGAGAAGACCGGCCGCCTGGTAGTGATCGATGAAGCCAACCCGCGCTGCTCGATGGCCACCGACATCAGCGCGTTGGTGGCGCAGAAGGCTTTTGCCGCACTCAAGGGCCCGATCGAAATGGTCACCGCGCCGCATACTCCGGTGCCGTTCTCCGATGCCCTGGAAGACCTGTACATCCCTGACGCGGCGAAGATCGAAGCCGCCGTGCGCAAGGTGATCGAAGCCGCAAGGAGTGCCGCATGA